In Anthonomus grandis grandis chromosome 6, icAntGran1.3, whole genome shotgun sequence, one DNA window encodes the following:
- the LOC126737651 gene encoding uncharacterized protein LOC126737651, translated as MADLELFKKDRKSAKSTITRFYNWLTKNQNAFVQENVTDLQAREETLKLYFNKYCKAQDEIEELDENDEENREELENKHYTCIKIIPEGNSWEDNLENILTKFWSIEEIPQKSILSPEDKLAEDIFEKTTKILDDGSYQIDFPFKSPDEHLKLGDSFKIAQKRFLTLENRFKSNPDLFHKYKQFIDEYVELGHAKYVPLTLYNKTGHLKYFIPHLCVIRDSAITTKLRVVFDASAKTSSGFALNNVTLKGYQVQPELFDILCRFRVFKYTLTSDIMKMYRMIRTNPAHNFLQNILWRENPNEDLKCIELQTVTYGTNFAPFIATRVLKDVALKNIDKYPLAANALQKQCYMDDIIGGCDKIEDLFDLYAQLNSLLNSAGFTLHKFNSNSHNLLEYLKKSPSLEYDLNLDKSPSKILGLKWQPTDDCLKISVPEITPCDFPTKRIILSTLAQCFDPLGLVNPIIVKGKILMQKLWKCKVDWDTKISDEHILKEWQELLEHLKLICNLKIPRCLFSHKPIQKFELHGFADASSLAYGACIYIRTIYEDSVSCSLISSKSKVSPIKTKTIPRLELCAMLLLANLASRIFDIFKEKISFESVNLWSDSEIALAWCKKEPSTWSVFVSNRVAQIQNLTSDFHWRHIKSSENAADILSRGNFTQEILDSGAWYSGPHFLQDPRVILDTLDNPTKIVDLPEEKVSSKKLCCVVTETKSSFQYWNDIFQKFSSITRLKRTLAYVLRFLHNIKIAKNPEQKIKGRLSISELEKAQNLIVKNLQGQYFSKEIAELNQNKCASNKSINSLKPFLDENNFLRVGGRLENAHISFEQKHPLLLPSHNPTVGLMLKHEHLRLGHSGTQNVLSNFRLQFWPLNGLKETKKIIRQCVTCARFSSSPASQLMANIPKDRLVQVSKPFEKTGIDFGGPFQIKSSRLRKAPIIKGYICVFVCMVTKAIHLEVVTSLSTEAFLMTLKRFISRRGNPSIIYTDNGTNFLGAKNQLKELYDFFNKSSVTNEIKNYLSQNETHWKFIPPKAPHWGGLWEAAVKSTKYHLYRLVAILNSRPLCPLSNDPSDFQYLTPSHFLIGSNITAYPEKDISDVPDNRVSHWQKCTQIKQLFWKRWSKDYLCRLQNRPKWLKEKGNLKENDLVLLKEDNNPPLYWPRGRILEIFKGPDGRVRVVKIKTKDGKFVRPITKLYPLPSPLPNDG; from the exons ATGGCTGATTTAGAACTCTTTAAAAAAGACCGTAAATCCGCGAAAAGTACAATTACCCGGTTTTATAACTGGTTGACAAAAAACCAGAACGCGTTTGTACAAGAAAATGTAACCGATCTTCAGGCCCGCGAAGAGACTCTTAAATTGTACTTTAATAAGTACTGTAAAGCCCAAGATGAAATTGAGGAATTGGACGAAAATGATGAAGAAAATCGTGAAGAATTAGAAAATAAGCACTACACTTGTATAAAAATA ATCCCGGAGGGAAATAGCTGGGAAGATAATCTAGAAAATATTCTCACAAAGTTTTGGAGTATCGAAGAAATTCcccaaaaatcaattttatccCCGGAAGATAAACTTGCTGAGGATATCTtcgaaaaaacaacaaaaatattagatGATGGTTCATACCAAATTGATTTTCCCTTTAAATCCCCTGATGAGCACTTAAAATTGGGCGATTCGTTTAAAATAGCTCAAAAACGCTTTTTAACCCTAGAAAATCGTTTTAAAAGTAACCCGGATTTGTTTCACAAATATAAACAGTTTATAGACGAATATGTTGAACTTGGTCATGCGAAATACGTTCCTTTGACTCTTTACAATAAAACGGgacacttaaaatattttattccacaTCTTTGTGTTATTCGGGACTCCGCTATCACAACAAAATTACGCGTAGTCTTTGACGCGTCAGCAAAAACGTCATCGGGATTCGCGTTAAATAATGTAACACTAAAGGGTTATCAAGTTCAACCagaactttttgatattttgtgcAGATTTCGCGTTTTTAAATACACTCTCACTTCTGACATTATGAAAATGTACAGAATGATTAGAACTAATCCGGCACATAACTTTCTTCAAAACATACTCTGGAGAGAAAACCCAAATGAAGATTTAAAATGTATAGAGTTACAAACCGTGACCTACGGTACAAATTTCGCACCGTTTATTGCAACTCGTGTTTTGAAAGATGTAGCGCtcaaaaatatagataaatatcCCCTAGCTGCTAATGCGTTGCAAAAACAATGTTATATGGACGATATTATTGGAGGATGTGATAAAATCgaagatttatttgatttatatgCCCAATTAAACTCTTTGCTAAATAGTGCAGGTTTCACACTccataaatttaattcaaactcACACAATTTGTtagaatatcttaaaaaaagccCGTCCCTAGAATATGACCTAAATCTCGATAAATCCCCAAGCAAAATACTTGGCCTAAAATGGCAACCTACTGATGACTGTTTAAAAATCTCTGTTCCTGAAATAACCCCATGTGATTTCCCtacaaaaagaattattttatctaCTCTGGCCCAATGTTTTGATCCTCTTGGTTTGGTTAACCCAATTATAGTTAAAGGTAAAATTCTCATGCAAAAACTTTGGAAATGTAAGGTCGATTGGGACACAAAAATATCTGATGAACATATTCTCAAAGAATGGCAAGAACTTTTAGAAcatcttaaattaatttgcaatttaaaaattcccagATGTTTGTTTTCACATAAAccaattcaaaaatttgaattgcATGGTTTCGCAGACGCGTCCTCGCTAGCTTATGGTGCTTGCATATATATCCGCACAATTTATGAGGACTCTGTTTCTTGTTCCCTGATATCCTCAAAGTCCAAGGTATCTCCCATAAAAACGAAAACAATTCCAAGGCTCGAATTGTGTGCTATGTTGCTCTTAGCAAATCTTGCTTCCcgaatttttgacatttttaaagagaaaatatCCTTTGAATCAGTAAATCTTTGGTCAGATTCAGAAATTGCCCTAGCTTGGTGTAAAAAAGAGCCGAGTACATGGTCTGTGTTCGTCTCAAATAGAGTTGCCCAAATACAGAATTTGACTTCAGATTTTCATTGGAGACACATAAAATCAAGTGAAAACGCCGCTGACATTTTATCAAGGGGTAATTTTACCCAAGAAATTCTGGATTCTGGTGCATGGTACTCTGGTCCACATTTTTTACAAGATCCAAGAGTAATTTTGGATACTTTGGATAACCCAACTAAAATTGTAGATCTCCCTGAGGAAAAAGTTTCCTCTAAAAAACTCTGTTGTGTAGTCACGGAGACTAAAAGTAGTTTCCAATATTGGAATGATATATTCCAAAAATTCTCGAGCATTACCCGATTAAAACGAACGTTAGCTTATGTCCTTAGATttctacataatataaaaatcgctaaaaatccggaacaaaaaattaaaggcCGTTTATCAATAAGCGAATTAGAAAAAGCTCAAAACTTAATCGTTAAAAATTTGCAAGGTCagtatttttctaaagaaatcgCAGAGCTCAACCAGAATAAATGTGCTTCAAATAAAAGCATCAACTCACTTAAACCCTTTTTGGatgaaaacaattttctaaGAGTTGGAGGTAGATTAGAAAATGCCCACATAAGTTTTGAGCAAAAACACCCGTTACTTTTGCCCTCCCATAATCCCACAGTTGGATTAATGTTAAAACATGAACACCTTCGCTTAGGACACAGTGGTACTCAGAATGTCTTGTCTAATTTTAGACTCCAATTTTGGCCCTTGAATGGACTCAAAGAGACAAAAAAGATAATAAGGCAATGCGTCACTTGTGCGCGTTTTTCCTCTAGTCCCGCCAGCCAACTTATGGCAAATATACCCAAAGATCGATTGGTACAAGTTTCTAAGCCCTTTGAAAAAACAGGAATTGATTTTGGTGGCCCATTCCAGATCAAATCTTCACGTTTGCGTAAAGCCCCAATAATAAAAGGTTACATCTGTGTTTTCGTTTGCATGGTGACCAAAGCAATACACCTGGAAGTGGTTACTAGTCTCTCTACAGAAGCTTTTTTGATGACACTCAAGCGATTCATTTCTCGGCGTGGTAATCCCTCAATAATTTACACAGACAATGGCACAAACTTCCTAGGTgctaaaaatcaattaaaagagCTCTATGACTTTTTCAATAAATCTTCGGTCACTAATGAGATTAAGAATTATTTGTCTCAAAACGAGACTCACTGGAAATTCATCCCACCCAAAGCTCCACACTGGGGAGGCCTGTGGGAAGCTGCTGTTAAAAGCAcgaaatatcatttatatagaCTCGTTG CTATACTGAATTCTAGGCCCTTGTGCCCCCTATCAAATGACCCTTCAGACTTTCAGTATCTTACCCCTTCTCATTTTCTAATCGGTTCCAATATTACAGCTTACCCTGAAAAAGACATTAGTGACGTTCCCGACAATAGAGTTTCTCATTGGCAAAAGTGTACCCAAATTAAGCAACTGTTTTGGAAAAGGTGGTCAAAGGACTACCTATGTAGGCTACAAAACAGACCTAAATGGTTAAAagaaaaaggtaatttaaaagAGAACGACTTAGTCTTATTAAAAGAAGATAACAATCCACCCTTATACTGGCCAAGAGGTAGAATTCTAGAAATTTTTAAAGGTCCTGATGGAAGGGTTCGTGTggtgaaaattaaaactaaagatggaaAATTTGTACGCCCGATCACCAAATTATATCCTTTACCCTCACCTTTGCCCAATGATGgttaa